CCGCCAAACTCAATGCGCTGATTTAATTGCGCGGTAACACGTTTTCTTATCTCATCATCGTTGCCTGATACGTAGGGTCGCCATTCATGGCGACCTGGTTACAACTTCAACGGGGGCAACTGCGAAAACACGCTCAACAACCCTTTGCTCCACAGCTGGCGAATCTGCGAATAATAGGGATGCTGTTCGGTGATGTGATATTGCTCGCTGTCGCTAAAACTGTCGCTGCGATACACCATCACATCCAGCGGCAGGCCAACGGAAATATTACTCGCCAGCGTAGAGTCCATCGAAATCAGCGCGCACTGCATCGCCTGGCTTAAGGGCGTTTCGTAGCGCAACACGCGGTCAATAATCGGTTTACCGTATTTGCTCTCACCAATCTGGAAATAGGGCGTATCGACGCTCGCCTCAATGAAGTTGCCCTGCGGATAGATCTGAAACAGACGTGGCTCCTCGCCGCGAATCTGGCCGCCCAGCAGCAGCGTGCCGCCAAACTCCTCGCCATCGCGCTTAATCACTTCACGCAGCGTTTCACCCACCATCAGCGCAATGTCATACAGCGATCGTCCATTCAGCAGATTGGGCTGATCGCCATCGCCGTTGTTACGTCGCAGCAGGCTCAGCACGCTCTGCGTGGTCGCCAGATTGCCAGCGCTTTGCAGCACCAGCGTGCGCTCATCATCCACCTGAAACACATGCAATTTACGGAACGAGGAAATATGATCAACGCCCGCGTTGGTACGTGAATCGGAAACAAAAATCATCCCTGACGATAAACGCATTGCCACACAATAAGTCATAGTTAAGCCTGCCAAGAAAATTACTGCTGCCCGTGCACCTGCAGCACCGCAGCCACCGCCAGCATATCTTCACCGCCGCCGCCCAGTCGCATACCGCGCACCGGACACGCATCGAGATAATCCACGCCGACTGCCAGCCGCAAATGCTGGCGCGTGCTACGGGTATTATTGGTGATATCAAAGCTGTGCCAACTGCCATCCAGCCAGGCTTCAACCCAGGCATGAGTGGCGACGTGCTCCACGTTTTCAGTATAGAGATAGCCGCTGACATAGCGCGCCGGAATCCCCAGGCTGCGACAGCAGGCGAGAAACACGTGACTGTGATCCTGGCAAACGCCGCTGCCGGCAGCAAATACTTTCGCCGCGTTATCACTCACCTGGGTGCTGCCGGGACGATACGGCATCTTCAGCAGCAGTTCATCCATCAATTTTTCCAGGCTGGCCAGCGGCTTTTCCGGCCGCCAGTAGCGCTGAGCAAACTCGCGGATTTCGGCATCGGGCTGGGTCAGCGGCGTGGCGCGCAGAAACACCAGCGGCGACAAGGCGCATTCCGGATCGGGCGCCCATTCGCCGGCATCAAGAATCTCCACCACGCCACGCGCCGCGATATCGAGCTGCTGATGCGGCGTATCCAGCGTCAGCACATGCATCACATTGCCATAGGCATCTTGCGTGCAGGTAGCTGCGCACGGCAGCTCCAGATCCCACGAGATAATCCGTTGATGCACCGAGTTTTGCGGCGTCAGGCGCAGATACTGGGTACTGAGTGTCACCTGCTGCTCATAGGCGTAGCGGGTTTTATGCTCGATGTTCAGTCTCATTTCGCCTCCAGATAGGTGTGATTGATGCTGTCTGCCAGCGCGTTGAGGCGCGTCAGGAAAGCCGTGAGCCAGTGCGTTAACCCTTCCTGCGTCAGGCTTTCCCAGGTGCTGAAACGCATCTCCGCCAGCAGCACGGTGATCAAATAGCGCGGTCGATCTTCCCCGCTGCTGCCGAGCTGCTCCAGCTGCGTAGCGATCTCATCAATGCAGGAGTGCAGCGATCGCGGGCTTTCGCTGCGCAGGATCAGCATCTCATTCACCAGATCCGGCAACAGCTGCTGCTTGAATATGGCGTTATAGGCTTCGCGGGCGGATACCGCGCGCAGCAGGGTGTCGAGGCGATAATATTCACGTACCGAATCCGACTGCTGCTCCATCAGTTGCTGATTGACACTCAACAGACGCGCGGTGCCGTCGCTGCGCTCCATTAATGTGCCGATGCGGATAAAGCTCATGGCATCGCCGCGTAGCAAGGTGCCGAACATCGCGCCGCGAAACAGGTGCGAGCGCTCTTTAACCCAATCAAAAAAGCTATCGGCATTGGCGCTGGTGATGCCGCGCCGCCGCGTGTTGCGCATCTCGATCCAGGTCGAGTTGATGCTCTCCCACACTTCCGATGACAAACTGCCGCGCACCGCATGCGCGTTGTTCCACGCCTCCTGCCAGCAGCTGAAAATGCTGCACGGATTGCGATCGTCAAGCGCGAAGAAGTTGAACAGCTGCGACATAGTGAAGCGACCGTTGAGGGTTTCGAACAGTTCACGCGTGCCGGTGAGGTTGAGCGGCAGCAGCAGATCTTCACCCTGATTACCGCGTACCGGCATTAACGACAAACGGTTGGTGACATCCAACACGCGAGCGAGTTGTTCTGCGCGCTCCAGATAGCGCGCCATCCAATAAAGGCCACTGGCCGTGCGGCTTAGCATGATGCGTCATCCTCCAGAACCCACGTGTCCTTGGTGCCGCCGCCCTGCGACGAGTTCACCACCAGCGAACCTTCGTTGAGCGCCACGCGGGTTAAGCCGCCAGGCACCAGCCGGATATCCGCGCCACACAGGGCAAACGGCCGCAGATCGATATGACGCGGCGCGAGGCCGTTATCAATAAAGGTTGGGCAGGTAGAGAGCGACAGCGTGTCCTGGGCGATGTAGTTTTCCGGCCGCGCTTTGAGGCGATCGCGGAAATCACTCAGCTCCTGCTGGCTCGCCACCGGGCCAATCAACATGCCGTAGCCGCCCGCGCCGTGCACCTCTTTCACCACCATTTTCGCCAGGTTGGCCAGCACATAAGTCAAATCCTGTGGTTTGCGGCACTGCCAGGTAGGAACGTTATTCAGGATCGGCTCTTCATCGAGGTAGTAGCGGATCATCTCCGGCACATAGGGATAGATCGACTTATCATCAGCGACGCCGGTGCCGATGGCATTCGCCAGCACCACGTTGCCGGATCGATACACTGACAGCAGGCCCGGCACGCCGAGCATCGAATCCGGACGGAATGCCAGCGGATCGAGGAAAGCGTCATCGACGCGGCGATAAATCACATCAATTTTGCACGGGCCCGCGGTGGTACGCATCATCACCGCGCCATCCTTAACAAACAGATCGGCGCTCTCCACCAACTCCACGCCCATCTGCTGCGCGAGGAAACTGTGTTCGAAGTAGGCGCTGTTAAAGCGGCCCGGCGTGAGCACCACCACCACCGGATCGTTGACCGGCGAGCTTTCACGCAGCGTTTGCAGCAGATGAGAAGGATAGCGTTCCACCGGCGCGATGTGGCGCTCGGCGAACAGCTCCGGATAGAGGCGCATCATCATCTTACGATTCTCCAGCATGTAGGAGACGCCAGATGGCGTGCGCAGATTGTCCTCCAGCACGTAATATTCGCCGTCGTTATTGCGCACCATATCTACGCCGACGATGTGCGCGTAGATATTGCGATGCAGATCGACGCCGTGCATGCAGGGCTGATATTGATCGTTCACCAGCACCTGCTCGGCGGGTACGATGCCTGCTTTGAGGATGAATTGCTGATGGTAGATGTCATGCAGAAAGGCGTTGAGCGCCTGCACGCGCTGGCGAATGCCGCGATCGAGCATCGCCCACTCGCTAGCAGGAATAATGCGCGGCACGCTATCGAAAGGAATTAAACGCTCTGCCCCGCCGTCGTCACCGTACACGTTGAAGGTGATGCCGACGCGATGAAACAGCAGTTCCGCCTCTTCGCGCTTGCGCGCCACGGCATCTTTGTCCGCCTGTTGTAACCATTCCCAGTAATGCTGGTAGTGAGCGCGGTGTTGGCCATCGCTCAGCAACATCTCATCATAGAAGTGCGGTGCTATCTGGTAGCTTTCTTTCATGATTTACCCGGCGCTTGTCAGAGGACATCACTCTCTCCTGCACAAACTGTGCCAGAGGCTTGCCCCGGCATGGCACACGCGCCGCGCGGCTGGAAATGGCGAAATTGCACTTTACTGGTGCATCAGCTGCTGCGCGATCGGCAGCCAAATCTCCGTCATCGCGCCTTCGCCACCGGTAAACGGATCGCGCTGCGGCAGTGGAACCTGCTGGATCTTCTCCTTCGACGCACGCAATCGCGACGGCTCATCGCGCATGGTTTCAGGAGACATTCCTTCAGGATAGGCGCCAACGGTGAAAAAATCCTCCGAGGCAAACACCTGCTTGTGGCCGACGCCAGCGGGAATCAGCACCGCATCGCCTTCGCGCAGCGTCACCATGCGGCCGCTATCGCCGCCAAACAGCACCTCCGCCCAACCGGCCGCTACGCCTAACACTTCATGGGTGTTGGGATGATAATGGGTGTACGGGAAGATCGGCGAACGCCAGGCGGCGGGCCAGCCGTTGCGGGTAAAGGTTTTTTCAAACCAGGCGGCGCTATCTTCCGCTTCATCTTCATCCGGCACGATCCCGGGCCAGATGATCAGCGGCAGCGGGCTATTGGGCACGCCACCGGAGGGCAGCGACAGCATCAAATGTTGCGGATTGCTGGACGATCCCGCGGAAAAGGTACCGGCGGCGAAAGACATCAGTAACAGCAGGCTGGAGTGGTTGGCAGTCATACTCTTTCTCCGGTTAAACACGATGCTTAATTGTGGCTTACCCAACCCACAATGCAATGTGCGCCCGCCAACAAAATTCACACAAAAGAATGATTTAGCTAACTAAAGCCAAATTACTGCGCAACATATTTAACATGATGTGCCGGCGTTAATTCGGTCGCCATCAATGGCGTAATGCCGATCAGTTAAGCGCTGAGCGACTTTCGTTCGCCATCGGCTGAGGCAGTTTCATCTACGCCGTGCGGCGACCGAGAAGAGGGCGTCTGGGCTGAACTGAACCCCGGATCCTGGACTTATTATCCAGAATCCGGAGATTTAAAAATGAAGCATCCTTTTTCTGTCAGGCTTGCAGCCGTCACAGAGTATCTGTCCGGTAAATCCACTCTTGCCGAAACAGCGCTTCAGTTCAATGTTGGGCAAACACCGCTAAGACGCTGGGTACGTGCTCTCAAGCATCAGGGAGAGGAAGGACTGGTCCCCCGGCGTCCGCGTATTTATCCTCCTGAATTCAGGTTAAGCGTTGTTCGTTATGTTCTTGATAATCGATGCAGCAGCGCGGATGCTGCAGCACACTTTGGTATTCCTAATGAGACAGTGATCCAGAACTGGTTGCGTAAATACCGGGCGGGAGGCAGTGTGGCACTTACTCCATCCAGAACCGGCCCTGCCATGATGAAAAAGAGTGCTCCTGACGACAAACCCCTTACCGAAATGACGCACAAAGAGCTGCTCAAAGAGCTTGAGTACCTGCGGGCAGAGAACGCTGTTCTAAAAAAGTTGAAAGCCCTGAGAGAAGAAAAGGCGCTCGGGGCTCAGCAGAAAAAACAAAAATAGTGTGCTCATTACTGCCTGAACATAGGCTTGCCAGCCTGCTACGGGCTATCGGTCTGCCCCGCAGCTCGTACTACTACCATGTCTCAAAAGACGCTACTGAAACCGACCGGTATGCCGCTGTCATACCGGTGATGACTGCACTTCACAGAAAGCATTCCGCCCGTTACGGCTATCGGCGTATGACGATAATGCTCAGACGAGAAGGCTTCACGCTGAATCACAAAACGGTACGAAAACTCATGAAGCAACATGGGCTGACATGCCAGATTCGCCGCAGAAAATACCGCCCGTGGATGAATGATGGCAACAAATCCTCAGCCAATCTGCTTTCCCGCCACTTTGAGGCAGAAAGAAGTGGTATGAAATGGTGTACTGATGTCACTGAGTTCAGGGCTGGAGGGGAAACGCTGTATCTTTCGGTCGTTCAGGATCTGTTCAACAGGGAAATAGTGGCCTGGGAAATGTCGACAAGGCCAGCCCTTAGTCTGACGTGTAAAATGCTGGAGAAAGCGTTGAAAACAGGCCTCCAGAAAGAGGGGATAATGCTGCACAGCGACCAGGGTTGGCAGTATCGAACGCCGATGTGGCGTTCCATGCTGGCAGAAGGTCAGGTATTGCAGAGCATGTCTCGCAAAGGCAACTGTCTGGATAATGCAGTGATGGAAAACTTCTTCAGCCACCTTAAAGTGGAAATGTATCATCGTAAAAAGTATGAGTCTGTTAATGCACTGAAGCGGGATATAGACAGGTATATCCGGTATTACAACTGTGAACGCATTAATCTTAGGATGGGAATGAGCCCGGCAGAATACCGGGCAATGAAAGAAAACCAGTAAAAGGTGTCCAGGTTTTGGGGTTCAGTTCATGGGCCACGCCCTCTTCACTCCCCGGCCCTGCGCCAGCCCATCCCGCCGCTACGCGGTGCCTTCGCTCCCTCACGATTCCTGACGGACCGGCGGCGATTCGCTCCTGCTCAGCGCCGCCTCTCGCCGCATCCCTGCGGCTCGCCCTGGAATCCCTCACTCGCTCAGCGGGCTGGGATGTCGCCTCAACACCCGCGCTGCAGCATCAATGCTTATCCCTGAATCATCATTGCTGTAACGCCTGTCGGGTCGCCATCAATGGCGCCCCTACGCTGGGATCGAGTGGTTTTGTCGGGGCGACATTTATGCGCACCTGGCCGCAAGGCGCATGGATTTCAGGCAAAAAAAAACCGGTGGATTTCGCCACCGGTCGAATCAAAGATGATTCAAAGGCACTGACAGGTTATCGCAGGCGTTCAGCGATGGGTTTTACGACGTTCTCCCCTTCGCGGCCATAAAATTGGAACAGGGTTTCGGCTGCTGCATCGGTTAATACCAGAATCTCGATGCGGCGGTTGCGCGCACTCATTGGATCCTCTCTGTCACGCGGCATGCGTGATGCCATGGCATTGACTTGCAATACGCGCGCACTCTCCAGCCCGCCACGCTCCAGCGCACGGCGCGCCGCCAGCGCACGATCACCAGACAGGTTCCAGTTGTTGTAAGCCGCATTACCGCTGTATTGCGCGGCATCGGTATGACCGCTGATCATGATTTTGTTGTCGATGCGGTTAAATACCGGACCGAGTTCCGTCAGCAGTTTCTGGAAGAACGGGGTTAACACCGCGCTACCGCGCGGGAACATCATGCGATCCTGATCGTCCTGAATCAGGATGCGCAGGCCCTGCGGCAGGGTTTCCAGCATCAGATAATTTTGCGCGTGATAGCTATTGATCAACTGCTGGATCTGGCTCTGTAACAGCGTCAGTTCGGCATCAGAACGCGATAATACGCTGTCTAAATCTTCCTGCGGCTTGCTGCCGCTCTCCAGCGTGTTATCCGCCGGTGAAGCGCTAACGGTCGCACTCTGCGTCGGCGGTGAAACCGCGAGGGTTTCGCCAATGATCGACGATCCCGCTGAGCCCATGGACTTCTCGACGTCAAACGGATTGAAGCCGGAGCCCTCAAACACCGACGTGCCGTTCAGCTGCGCCACAATCTCTTTGCGCTCGTCTTCGGTCACCGCACCCATAATCCACAGCACCATAAACAGCGCCATCATCGCCAGGGTAAAGTCGGCAAACGCCACTTTCCACGCACCGCCATGATGAGCGTGGTGCGCCTTCTTGCCGCCGCGTTTGATGATGGTGGTGTGATGCGCATTGTGTTTCATTACGCACCTTCAGTGAGCTGATTGACCCAGCCATCCAGCGTGGCAAAGGTCGGCTTGGTGTCGAGCGGCAGCATTTTGCGACCTGCATCCACCGCCAGCAGCGTGGGTTTACCCGCCACCTGATTGACCAGCACGGTACGAATACACTCCAGCACCGCCAGACGTTTTTTCTGGTTCTGCTCCATGGCGTTGGCTAAAGGATCCATCAGGCAGTAGCAGAAGAATACGCCGAGGAAGGTGCCCACCAGCGCAGCCGCCACTTTCACGCCGATCAAGGCAATGGAACCGTCGATGGACTGCATGGTAATGATGATGCCAAGTACCGCCGCACAGATACCAAAGCCCGGCATCGCTTCAGCGGTACGCTGCATCGAGCGGGACGGCTTCAGCAGCTCTTCTTCCACCGCCTGCAGCTCTGATTCAAGAATGCCTTCCAGCTCGTGCTCATTAATCTTGCCCATCGCCATCAAACGGAAGTTGTCCGAGACGAAGGAGATAAAGCTACGATCGGCGAGGATCAGCGGATATTTTTGGAACAGCTCGCTGTTTTCCGGCACTTCGATATGCGCATCCAGCGCTTTCAAACCGCCGTCCTGCACCAGCTCCAGCAGCTCATACAGCAGCATCAGCAACTGCTGCTGAAACTCTGCGGTGTAGATATTGCCTTTCACCGTGCCGCGCACCTGCGCCCACATATCTTTCAGTACGCTTTTGGAGTTACCAATCACCATGGCACCCGCGCCCGAGCCGAGAATGATCAACAGCTCGCCAGGTTGCCAGAAGGCGCTCAGCAAGCCACCGGCGTGCGTATAGCCGCCAATCACGCTGCCCAGCACCACAATCAGTCCTAATAGTTTCTGCATGATGTTTTACTCGAAGAATTGTTTAATCTTTTCGCCGATCTTTTTATTGATCTGGCAGACGCGCGCTTCGGTCAGTTCCAGCACCAGAGCGATCTCTTTCAGGCTCATTTCGTGCTGGTAATAGAGGCTCAGAATCAGCTGTTCGCGCTCACTCAGCGACGCCAGCGCGGCTTTCAGCGTGCGCTGAATCCCCACTTCTTCCTCCAGTGCCCGACCACTCAAGGCATGGCCGAGGCCCTCGCCCGCCAGCAGGTCATCAAAACTCTCCATGGCACTGGCCGATTCGAGCAGCAGATACTCCTGCACCTCTTCTGCCGTGAGCTTGAGGTGCAGACGCAGCTCTTCTTCGCTGGGCTCGTGCCCCAAACGCCGCGTTAACTCACGCACCGCATCGTTAATTTTGTGGGTTTTCTGACGTAACCGGCGCGGACGCCAGTCGTGCAGACGCAGCTGATCCAGCACCGCACCGCGCACGCGCTGTAAGGCGTAACCGGCAAAGTGATCGTCGGGATGGCCGTAGCGACGCAGCGATTCCAGCAGGCCCATTAAGGCGATCTGCTCCAGATCTTCACGATCCATAACCGCATCGGTTTGCGCCGAGAGCTGGCGAACCACGCGCTTAACCAGCGGCAGCCACTGTTGTAAATAGCGGCTCTCCTCCAGCGGGGTCAGCTCGGTGACTTCATTGAATACGCTCATGATCGCCCCTTACTGGAAAACCATTTTGGAGATCATCACGTCGGAGAACGGCTGATTGGTGCCGAACACGCCTTCATAACGCGCCATCATCTGCATATGGATGTCATCAATGGTCATGGTGCGCACCGCGTCGTACTCCATGCCGGAGAACATCGACACCAGCACGTTTTTCAACTTCGGCAGATTGTGTTCCGTGGCTTTCAGGCCTTCATCGCTGTTGGCAACGTAAGCCAGATCGAGCAGCAGATAGCGCTCTTTCGCGCTGCTGCCTTTCAGCGTGACCACCTGGTTTTTCACTTCCAGATAGAGGGTTTGCGTCGGCTGCTCTTTTTTCGCAAACAGCGAAGAGAAGCGGCTGGTTTCGCCGGTGCTGCTGGCGGGATTGATCAGTTCAGTGCCTGCCACAACCAGCGCGGCGGTCAGCACAGAGCTAGACACCACCATCGCAACGCTGCGAGCAATGTTTTTAGTTTTCATAAAATTAGACCGTTGTCAGTATGGAAAGATCGCGGTGACGTTGTTCTTCCGTCACTTCTGCAATGTTGTTACTCAACACCGCATCCTGCGCGTGTTGTTGTCGCGGCGCATGGCGTTGCTCGCCCTGCTGCTGCTGTGAAATCTGGACGTTAACCGCCACCTGATTTTGTTCACTCAAGGCACCGCGCAGCTCCTGGCTCACCTGCTGCAACGCGCGATAAACCTCTGGCTGTGCGGCCTGAATCTGTACCTGCAGTTTGCCGCCCTCGTAATGCAGGGAGATATCCAGCTTGCCGAGGTTCGGTGGATCGAGGCGGATGGTGGCTTTCTGGCTACGCTGATCGATCTGCATCTGCAGGCGTTCACCTAACGCTTCCCGCAGCACGGCGGCTTTCTCGTGGGCGGCTTCGGGCAACATCAGCGGCGCCTGCGTTTTGACGCCAGGCTGTACCGGCGGCTGGTTGGCAGCGATCAACGCATGGGTTTGCGCCAGCGCCTGCGCCGGCAACATTTTTGCCAGCGGCTCATCCGGCTGCGCCTGCATCAGCGCCAGCACCTGCTTGCTGGCTTCACGCGCATCCTGCGGCGTACGCAGTTTTACTGGCTGACCCGGCGCGGTGTCCGTTGGCGTCACCACCTGCCCGGCGAGCGTGGCGGGCTGGGCGTTTTGCGGCAGTGCCGCTGGGCGCGTCAGCGTCGCCAGCTCAGGCAGTGATGACGAGGTAATCTGCGGAGCCTGAGCCATCCCAGCCGCAGATGGCTGCGGCAAGGGCGCAGGCTGCGGTGGCAAAGGCGTGGTCATTGGCGCCGTCAGCGTCGGATCCAGCAACAGCTGCATCAACTGCTCGGGATCGCTGGTTTCCGGCAGCGCGGCCTCTTCACTCAGCTCAGGCTGCGGAGTCTGAAGCGTTGCTGGCACGTTGCCACCGAGCATAAACATCGGTACCAGCGGCAAGGGCGCATTGGTCGTCGACGGTGCGCCCGGCATAGCCGGTGCGGCAGCGGGCGCGCTGCCCGTCGGCAGGACGAAAGAGGAGAGTGACGGAATCATCATGACTCTCCCATTTCGTCGCTAAACAGGCTGTACGCCTGTAAAACAGGACGTTGGGTCTGAACCTGCTGCAGTTTGTGGCTCAGCTCATCAACACGCGCCCGGCACTGCGCCGCAACCTGCTGATGGCGCTGCTGGAGCATTTTTACCTGCGCTAACGCCGCCGCACTCAGACTCTGCTGACGCAGTTGCAGTAACAGTGCATTGATCTGCTTATCGACCTGCATCACCTGCAACCAGTCATCGTTGTGCGCGGCCTGCTCTAACGCGGTGCCCAGCGCCACAATCTGCTGCTGGATCATGACTGCATCCCCTCCCAGCCTTCGCGCAGGGTGACCAGCACCGCTTCCACTTCTTCTACCTGGGCGACAGAAAGATTGTGGCTGGCGTCATACAGGCGATAGACGCAGTAGTCATACAGCGACGCCAAACGCAGCGCCAATTCGCCACCGCGTTCAAAATCCAATGCGCTGGTGAGCGCATTGAGAATGTCGATGCTTTTAGAAATGCTGCTGGCTTTGCGTTCAAAGCGTTTCGCGGCAATGTGCCCTTTGGCACGCACCAGTTCATCCTGCAAACCGGTGAACAGCATCAGCACCAGCTGATGCGGCGTGGCGGCGGCGGTGCGGATCGCCAGATCCGCATCGTTATAGCCATGAATTTCCGAAGAGTTACCGTACATATTTCACCTTCATTACTGATTTTTGTTCTGACTGAAGAAGCTTCCCAGCGTGTTCTCCATCTGCGCCATGGCGGCTTGCGCGCGCGAAAACTGCTTCAGGTAGCGGGCGTAGCTGGTGTCGTAGCGCTGCTTCAATTGCTCGGTTTTGGTGGTTAGCTGGCTGTTTTGGCGGTCAAGCGACTCCTGACGGCTCTTGATCGAACCCGTCGAGGTGCTAAGGAAGCTATCCAGACTCTTGTCCATCTGCTTGATCATGCCGTCCGCGCCGCCGAACATCGCATCGAGCGCGGAGGGGTTATCACGCACCGCGTCGAGGAATTTTTCGCTGTCGATCTCCAGCTTGCCTTCCTTGTCGGTGGCAATACCAAAATCCGACAGCTTTTTGCCGTTGGTGGTCTGACGCAGCAGCGAAGTCATCTGCTGTTCCAGCACGCGCAGGCCGGAGTCGCCAGCCAGGGCGCCGCGTTTATCTTTATCGCCGCCGCTCTTGGTCAGCTCATCGAGTGTGGTAAACAGCGCGTTGTAGGCGTCGGCGAACTTCTGCGCCTGCTCTTTGGTTTGCGCCTCATCGTTTTCCACGCTGATCACCAGCGGACGCGCCGGATCGGTTTTCTGCACCACGTTGATTTCAACGCCGGGGATCACGTCCTTGAAGGTGTTGGTGGCGCTTTTGATTTTCATGTCGCCAATCGAAATCTCTGCATCACGTGCTTCGGAAATGGTTTTGGCGTCAGTAATGGCATTTTGGAAGTCCGCACCCACGGCACCGCTGACGTCAATCTCAAAGCTGTTGGCAAAACCGGTTTTTTCGCTGCCCATCAACATGCGCGTTTCGCCGTTGACCTTCATCAGCGACGCGGTCACACCCGGATTATCCGGATGCTTATTAATTGCATCACGCAGCTCAGCCATGCTGTTGACGTCAGCGAGATCGATTTCGATCTCTTTGTCATCACCCACCGTGATTTTCATGATGCCGCTGGCGTCTTTCACGCTGTCATCAGTCATCTTTTCAAATGACTGCTGCTGCGCGGCCGCCGTTTCGGTGACCTTCACTTCATACAGCCCTTTGCTGGCACTGGCGCTGGCTTTCAGGTTGACGTAGCCTTCCTGGTTGGATTTGGCGATGTTTTTCACCAGCTCGCCATTGGTACCAAAACCTTTCAGCGCGGTACGAAAATCGTTCAGCGCGGTTTTCAGTGCGGTTAACGCACTCTGCTGGTCGGTGACTTTCTTCTGCTGCGCATTCAGACGCGATTGCATCGCAGCAACACTGTTTGAAGCTAAAATTTCCGCCCACTGGGACGGGTCCATATCCAGGTTCATACTGTTCTCCTCGAGAATGACTGTCTTATAGCAATCAGCGTGCCAGTTTTTATTTTCGAATTAATTCAAATAGTTAAACATAAATGCAGGAAAAGTTGCTTCCGCTGCAGGGGAAGGCCATTTACGCCCAGGCGGAAACAAAAACACCGCTGCATGAGCGGTGTTTTTCACTACAAAAGGGGGGGGTTAACCCAGCATGCCCAGAACCATTGAGCCCATGCCGTTAGCTTGTTTCAGCATCGCCTGGCTGCTCTGCATCAACATGTTCTGACGGCTCATTTTTGACGCTTCGTCAGCGAAGTCAGCATCACGGATGGTGCCGAGGTTCAGATCGGTGTTGTCTTTCATGTTGGCCAGGTTAGCCGCGGTGTGACCCAGACGGTTGATGTTGGCACCCAGGTCAGAACGGATAGAACCCACAGCGTCCAGCGCGCCAGTCACTTCCTTCAGCATGGCGTTACCCTCTGCTGCACCACCCGAGATACCTGAAGCAGTCAGCTTGGCCAGCGCACCGCTAACAGCTGTCAATTTAGTGCTCAGGTCAACGCTCAGTTTCTCTTCTGCAGACGCACCGATCTGGAACTGCATCGCAGTGCTCATCTTGCCGCTGGCGCCGAACATTTTTTCGGTGCCGTAAGAGGTGTTGTCCATG
The sequence above is drawn from the Pantoea nemavictus genome and encodes:
- a CDS encoding transglutaminase family protein; this translates as MRLNIEHKTRYAYEQQVTLSTQYLRLTPQNSVHQRIISWDLELPCAATCTQDAYGNVMHVLTLDTPHQQLDIAARGVVEILDAGEWAPDPECALSPLVFLRATPLTQPDAEIREFAQRYWRPEKPLASLEKLMDELLLKMPYRPGSTQVSDNAAKVFAAGSGVCQDHSHVFLACCRSLGIPARYVSGYLYTENVEHVATHAWVEAWLDGSWHSFDITNNTRSTRQHLRLAVGVDYLDACPVRGMRLGGGGEDMLAVAAVLQVHGQQ
- a CDS encoding alpha-E domain-containing protein, whose product is MLSRTASGLYWMARYLERAEQLARVLDVTNRLSLMPVRGNQGEDLLLPLNLTGTRELFETLNGRFTMSQLFNFFALDDRNPCSIFSCWQEAWNNAHAVRGSLSSEVWESINSTWIEMRNTRRRGITSANADSFFDWVKERSHLFRGAMFGTLLRGDAMSFIRIGTLMERSDGTARLLSVNQQLMEQQSDSVREYYRLDTLLRAVSAREAYNAIFKQQLLPDLVNEMLILRSESPRSLHSCIDEIATQLEQLGSSGEDRPRYLITVLLAEMRFSTWESLTQEGLTHWLTAFLTRLNALADSINHTYLEAK
- a CDS encoding circularly permuted type 2 ATP-grasp protein; translated protein: MKESYQIAPHFYDEMLLSDGQHRAHYQHYWEWLQQADKDAVARKREEAELLFHRVGITFNVYGDDGGAERLIPFDSVPRIIPASEWAMLDRGIRQRVQALNAFLHDIYHQQFILKAGIVPAEQVLVNDQYQPCMHGVDLHRNIYAHIVGVDMVRNNDGEYYVLEDNLRTPSGVSYMLENRKMMMRLYPELFAERHIAPVERYPSHLLQTLRESSPVNDPVVVVLTPGRFNSAYFEHSFLAQQMGVELVESADLFVKDGAVMMRTTAGPCKIDVIYRRVDDAFLDPLAFRPDSMLGVPGLLSVYRSGNVVLANAIGTGVADDKSIYPYVPEMIRYYLDEEPILNNVPTWQCRKPQDLTYVLANLAKMVVKEVHGAGGYGMLIGPVASQQELSDFRDRLKARPENYIAQDTLSLSTCPTFIDNGLAPRHIDLRPFALCGADIRLVPGGLTRVALNEGSLVVNSSQGGGTKDTWVLEDDASC
- a CDS encoding proteasome-type protease; translation: MTYCVAMRLSSGMIFVSDSRTNAGVDHISSFRKLHVFQVDDERTLVLQSAGNLATTQSVLSLLRRNNGDGDQPNLLNGRSLYDIALMVGETLREVIKRDGEEFGGTLLLGGQIRGEEPRLFQIYPQGNFIEASVDTPYFQIGESKYGKPIIDRVLRYETPLSQAMQCALISMDSTLASNISVGLPLDVMVYRSDSFSDSEQYHITEQHPYYSQIRQLWSKGLLSVFSQLPPLKL
- a CDS encoding IS3 family transposase (programmed frameshift), translated to MKHPFSVRLAAVTEYLSGKSTLAETALQFNVGQTPLRRWVRALKHQGEEGLVPRRPRIYPPEFRLSVVRYVLDNRCSSADAAAHFGIPNETVIQNWLRKYRAGGSVALTPSRTGPAMMKKSAPDDKPLTEMTHKELLKELEYLRAENAVLKKFESPERRKGARGSAEKTKIVCSLLPEHRLASLLRAIGLPRSSYYYHVSKDATETDRYAAVIPVMTALHRKHSARYGYRRMTIMLRREGFTLNHKTVRKLMKQHGLTCQIRRRKYRPWMNDGNKSSANLLSRHFEAERSGMKWCTDVTEFRAGGETLYLSVVQDLFNREIVAWEMSTRPALSLTCKMLEKALKTGLQKEGIMLHSDQGWQYRTPMWRSMLAEGQVLQSMSRKGNCLDNAVMENFFSHLKVEMYHRKKYESVNALKRDIDRYIRYYNCERINLRMGMSPAEYRAMKENQ
- a CDS encoding cupin domain-containing protein, translated to MTANHSSLLLLMSFAAGTFSAGSSSNPQHLMLSLPSGGVPNSPLPLIIWPGIVPDEDEAEDSAAWFEKTFTRNGWPAAWRSPIFPYTHYHPNTHEVLGVAAGWAEVLFGGDSGRMVTLREGDAVLIPAGVGHKQVFASEDFFTVGAYPEGMSPETMRDEPSRLRASKEKIQQVPLPQRDPFTGGEGAMTEIWLPIAQQLMHQ